A genomic window from Cucumis melo cultivar AY chromosome 8, USDA_Cmelo_AY_1.0, whole genome shotgun sequence includes:
- the LOC103502179 gene encoding wound-induced protein 1 translates to MNTPNPKLSNLKSQTHFLQTMDSTSISSTHIIKHTQITLSETEQRNRATAETLYKSLAAGRTHAVAKFLAADLEWWFHGPPHCQYMMRILTGESSHGEFRFEPRSITAIGDSVIVAEGWEGAQVYWVHVWTLKDGLITQFREYFNTWLVVTDLRQPAWEEIRHDGMTVWRSQPRDLFHRSLPAIVLAL, encoded by the coding sequence ATGAACACACCAAATCCAAAGCTTTCAAACCTCAAATCACAAACCCATTTTCTTCAAACAATGGATTCCACTTCTATTTCATCAACCCACATCATCAAACACACCCAAATCACCCTCTCAGAAACAGAGCAACGAAACAGAGCAACCGCCGAAACCCTCTACAAATCCCTCGCCGCCGGCCGTACTCATGCTGTCGCCAAGTTCCTCGCTGCAGACCTGGAGTGGTGGTTCCATGGCCCGCCACATTGCCAGTACATGATGCGTATCCTAACTGGCGAGTCTAGCCACGGCGAGTTCCGATTTGAGCCGAGGAGCATAACGGCAATCGGCGACTCTGTTATTGTGGCGGAAGGCTGGGAAGGAGCTCAGGTGTATTGGGTTCATGTTTGGACGTTGAAAGATGGACTGATTACGCAATTTAGAGAGTATTTTAATACGTGGCTTGTTGTTACGGATCTCCGGCAGCCAGCTTGGGAGGAGATCCGCCACGATGGGATGACGGTGTGGCGGAGCCAGCCTCGAGATCTGTTTCACCGGTCGCTGCCGGCAATTGTGTTAGCTCTGTAG